The proteins below are encoded in one region of Sminthopsis crassicaudata isolate SCR6 chromosome 1, ASM4859323v1, whole genome shotgun sequence:
- the LOC141550810 gene encoding perilipin-3-like: protein MDHTYAIGEKTFHISGTTSPSSMKKTVSDLMLNDAKHIVAKLKSKISSESSKEETMSTPEELEEQEKLHSYNDTVLDKAQISNGIDSFINTNNGALNEEDERYMHEEKKLLTEIQKEKQTLEELKVAIDKYSLSVAKIPESSKEDDYFGEDSGKGKDYFISPSSLPNNLQPQAYKNPKENIRSAKNNIRKLLYQLYEATELTYQSIQDSEDQKECHKALFELWIKWSKSQSETADDTQLLETRTLGMSSNIALKLYSAFMDLLPRIQGLPNSLQDKLQQTCFDMQDLHTTFALSNGFDDLEKHHLTQGQFKLTQAQGNIEELFCFLDDGMPSGWIIGPISPSEYAFAEEETFPEETES from the exons ATGGATCATACATATGCTATCGGGGAAAAGACTTTTCATATTTCAGGAACCACAAGTCCATCCTCAATGAAGAAGACTGTCTCTGATTTGATGCTAAATGATGCAAAacatattgtggctaagctgaaaTCCAAAA tttcaagtgAGTCAAGCAAAGAAGAGACAATGAGCACACCAGAGGAACTAGAAGAACAGGAG aaACTACATTCATATAATGATACTGTGCTTGACAAGGCCCAAATATCAAATGGAATTGATTCATTCATAAATACCAATAATGGTGCCTTGAATGAGGAAGATGAGAGATACAtgcatgaagaaaaaaaactcctAACTGAAATCCAAAAGGAGAAACAAACACTAGAAGAATTAAAAGTGGCTATTGACAAATATTCACTGAGTGTGG cTAAAATCCCAGAATCTTCAAAGGAAGATGATTATTTTGGAGAAGATTCTGGAAAAGGCAAAGACTATTTCATATCACCAAGCTCTCTGCCAAACAATCTCCAGCCACAGGCATATAAGAATCCTAAGGAAAATATCAGAAGTGCCAAGAACAACATTAGAAAACTCTTGTACCAACTCTATGAAGCAACTGAATTG ACTTATCAAAGCATACAAGATTCTGAGGATCAGAAGGAATGCCATAAGGCACTATTTGAGCTGTGGATCAAATGGAGCAAGAGCCAATCTGAAACTGCTGATGATACACAG CTCCTGGAAACCCGGACTCTGGGTATGTCTAGTAACATTGCCCTAAAATTATATTCTGCCTTCATGGACCTCTTGCCTAGAATCCAAGGTCTCCCAAACAGCTTACAAGACAAACTCCAACAAACCTGTTTTGATATGCAGGATCTTCATACCACTTTTGCCCTAAGTAATGGGTTTGATGATCTAGAAAAACATCATCTAACCCAGGGCCAGTTTAAATTGACCCAAGCCCAGGGAAATATAGAAGAGCTGTTTTGTTTCTTAGACGATGGTATGCCTTCTGGTTGGATTATAGGaccaatttctccctctgaatatgcctttgcagaagaggaaacattCCCTGAAGAAACAGAATCTTGA